Proteins encoded together in one Juglans regia cultivar Chandler chromosome 9, Walnut 2.0, whole genome shotgun sequence window:
- the LOC108991445 gene encoding probable inactive poly [ADP-ribose] polymerase SRO5 encodes MENINGDQCRSSPSQIGNGNPSPLGSATSKPNNTSSEQELDEQVGQTGMEDSDSKTISDQEGSLSSCESGVSAAISKHSPVFEDGLVRLVEGERVYDGIKRRVVLGFSSRGVHVTVVGIDRNGFGGVRGQAISSSFRIYSQAMEEKLGPGNANIKYAWYGASKDEIAHIVSHGFCHCGVSRNKGSFGGGVCLSPVDSPLESACNSVVDEDGLRYLLLSRVILGKTELVQIGSEQCHPSSEEFDSGVDNLSAPGKYIVWSTSMNTHILPEFIVSFRAPSCLAGFARMPKPPNIPTSTWMPFTILISELPKFLPPHTVSLLSKYHEEFKEKKISRNEFIQILRHKAGDELLTSVIKSYRAEKGGAPNSLT; translated from the exons ATGGAGAACATTAATGGAGATCAATGTCGGTCATCGCCCTCTCAGATCGGAAACGGGAATCCCTCGCCTCTTGGGTCTGCGACTTCAAAGCCTAATAACACATCGTCTGAACAAGAACTGGACGAGCAAGTTGGGCAAACGGGAATGGAAGATTCGGATTCAAAGACCATTAGTGATCAAGAAGGATCGCTCTCCAGTTGCGAAAGCGGCGTTTCTGCTGCCATTTCTAAGCATTCCCCGGTGTTCGAAGACGGGTTGGTTAGGCTGGTTGAAGGAGAGAGAGTTTACGACGGTATCAAGAGGAGAGTCGTGTTGGGTTTCTCTTCGCGTGGCGTGCATGTAACGGTTGTCGGCATTGATAGAAACGGTTTTGGTGGTGTGAGGGGACAAGCGATATCGAGTTCGTTTCGGATTTACTCGCAGGCAATGGAAGAGAAGTTGGGACCTGGCAATGCGAATATCAAGTATGCCTGGTATGGCGCTTCCAAGGATGAGATAGCCCATATTGTTTCACATGGTTTTTGTCATTGTGGCGTTTCTCGGAACAAAGGATCGTTTGGGGGCGGCGTTTGTCTTTCACCAGTTGATTCACCTCTGGAAAG TGCATGCAACTCGGTTGTTGACGAGGACGGTCTGCGATATCTTTTGCTGAGTCGTGTTATATTGGGGAAGACAGAGCTTGTGCAGATCGGTTCCGAGCAGTGTCACCCGAGTTCTGAAGAATTTGATTCAGGCGTGGACAATCTTTCCGCCCCTGGGAAGTATATTGTGTGGAGTACCAGCATGAACACTCATATTTTGCCCGAGTTTATTGTAAGTTTCAGAGCTCCATCTTGCTTGGCAG GGTTTGCAAGGATGCCGAAGCCACCGAATATTCCTACTTCAACATGGATGCCATTTACAATTCTAATTTCAGAGCTTCCCAAGTTCTTACCTCCGCACACCGTCTCATTGCTCAGCAAGTATCATGAAGAATTCAAG GAAAAGAAGATATCACGAAATGAATTCATACAAATATTGAGACACAAAGCAGGAGATGAGTTGCTGACTTCGGTCATCAAGTCATACAGAGCCGAG